The following proteins are co-located in the Agromyces laixinhei genome:
- a CDS encoding signal peptidase II has product MTRDSTGAGAAHDPTAIDDDPAPDATGRRLFWWVLGIAAFIVFVDQAGKWWAEAELGDGSTIPVIGDVIRFVLVYNPGAAFSIGTEYTWIFAILAGLGAIALVWFAWRVGSVGWTIALGLLLGGAVTHLGDRLFREPGFGRGHVVDFIGYGNWFVGNIADIAIFAGAVMILVLTFMGIAVRGGRTHEA; this is encoded by the coding sequence GTGACCAGAGACTCGACCGGCGCGGGCGCCGCGCACGACCCGACGGCCATCGACGACGACCCGGCGCCCGACGCGACGGGCCGCCGCCTGTTCTGGTGGGTGCTCGGCATCGCCGCGTTCATCGTGTTCGTCGACCAGGCCGGCAAGTGGTGGGCTGAGGCCGAACTCGGCGACGGCAGCACGATTCCGGTGATCGGCGACGTCATCCGCTTCGTGCTCGTGTACAACCCCGGCGCCGCCTTCTCGATCGGCACCGAGTACACGTGGATCTTCGCGATCCTCGCCGGACTCGGCGCGATCGCGCTCGTGTGGTTCGCCTGGCGCGTCGGCTCGGTCGGCTGGACGATCGCGCTGGGTCTCCTCCTCGGCGGCGCGGTCACCCATCTCGGCGATCGCCTGTTCCGTGAGCCGGGCTTCGGACGCGGGCACGTCGTCGACTTCATCGGCTACGGCAACTGGTTCGTCGGCAACATCGCCGACATCGCGATCTTCGCCGGCGCCGTCATGATCCTCGTGCTGACGTTCATGGGCATCGCGGTCAGGGGCGGGCGTACGCACGAAGCCTGA
- a CDS encoding sterol carrier family protein: MARARIGDDIGRAAVAVVQTVTAEGADAATSVDRSTLALAVRYSLQVLAEQSPGGTVEVRVPPFGAVQCIEGPKHTRGTPPNVVETDVSTWLDLATGTLSWADARAAGRVHASGQRADLSDVLPVIR; encoded by the coding sequence ATGGCACGCGCGAGAATCGGCGACGACATCGGACGCGCGGCGGTGGCCGTCGTGCAGACGGTGACGGCCGAGGGTGCGGATGCCGCGACATCCGTCGACCGCTCGACGCTCGCGCTCGCGGTGCGCTACTCGCTGCAGGTGCTCGCCGAGCAGTCGCCCGGCGGCACCGTCGAGGTGCGGGTGCCGCCCTTCGGCGCGGTGCAGTGCATCGAGGGCCCGAAGCACACGCGGGGCACTCCGCCGAACGTCGTCGAGACGGATGTCTCGACGTGGCTCGATCTCGCCACGGGAACGCTCTCGTGGGCCGACGCGCGAGCGGCCGGGCGCGTGCACGCCTCCGGGCAGCGGGCAGACCTCAGCGACGTGCTACCGGTGATCCGCTGA
- a CDS encoding heme ABC transporter ATP-binding protein yields MSRARTALSLAAAGLAVEIDGVTLLHDVDFSAAAGRVHALIGPNGAGKSTLLAALAGDRAAAAGSVHLGDTPVAHRSPKALARLRAVLTQEHTVSFPFPVREIVAMGRHPWAGSAAADDDDREIDAAMAATEVGHLAARTVPSLSGGERARVALARILAQCTPVLLLDEPTAALDLKHQEDVLRLARGHAAAGATVIVVLHDLNLAAAYADDITLLRLGRVVATGTPAEVLTAERIEAVYGQPVDVVPHPRTGAPLVLPSR; encoded by the coding sequence ATGAGCCGCGCACGCACGGCCCTGTCGCTCGCCGCCGCGGGTCTCGCCGTCGAGATCGACGGCGTGACCCTGCTTCACGACGTCGACTTCTCGGCGGCGGCGGGCCGGGTGCACGCACTCATCGGGCCGAACGGCGCCGGCAAGTCGACGCTGCTCGCAGCGCTCGCGGGCGACCGGGCTGCGGCGGCAGGCAGCGTGCACCTCGGCGACACCCCGGTCGCCCACCGGTCGCCGAAGGCACTCGCCCGCCTTCGCGCCGTGCTGACGCAGGAGCACACCGTCTCGTTCCCGTTCCCGGTGCGCGAGATCGTGGCGATGGGCCGGCACCCGTGGGCGGGCAGCGCAGCGGCCGACGACGACGATCGCGAGATCGACGCGGCGATGGCGGCGACGGAGGTCGGCCACCTCGCCGCGCGCACCGTGCCGTCGCTCTCGGGCGGCGAGCGGGCCCGCGTCGCGCTCGCCCGCATCCTCGCGCAGTGCACGCCCGTGCTGCTCCTCGACGAGCCGACGGCCGCCCTCGACCTGAAGCACCAGGAGGACGTGCTGCGACTCGCCCGCGGGCACGCCGCGGCCGGCGCCACGGTCATCGTGGTGCTGCACGACCTGAACCTCGCCGCCGCCTACGCCGACGACATCACCCTGCTGCGACTGGGCCGGGTCGTCGCGACGGGCACGCCGGCCGAGGTGCTGACGGCTGAACGCATCGAGGCGGTCTACGGCCAGCCGGTCGACGTCGTGCCGCACCCGCGCACGGGCGCCCCGCTCGTGCTGCCGTCGCGCTGA
- a CDS encoding FecCD family ABC transporter permease — protein sequence MRGLRPRTRSTLLFGGLAVALVAGVVVSAGAGQLPVPPHEVWNSLLRGLGLSDAPEALPNTDSALWNIRFPRIAMALLIGAALAMAGTVMQAIFANPLAEPGVVGVSSGAALGAAAAIVLGWTAFGDWVTAIAAFLAGLGATLVVYLASRAGGRTEVVTLVLTGIAINAFAGGALAFLTFIGDTGSREEIVFWQLGSLNGARWPEVAVMLPLVIAAGIAALLLGRTLDLFSLGERGARHLGVRVETVRIVSIVVVAVLVCSAVAFAGIIAFVGLIVPHLMRMVIGPAHRPLLVASALGGALLLIAADLAARTMVPMADLPIGMLTSIIGGPFFFWLLRRTRRRSGGWG from the coding sequence ATGCGCGGCCTCCGTCCCCGCACGAGGAGCACCCTGCTCTTCGGCGGCCTCGCCGTCGCGCTCGTCGCCGGCGTCGTCGTGTCGGCGGGCGCTGGCCAGCTGCCGGTGCCACCGCACGAGGTGTGGAACTCGCTGCTGCGCGGCCTCGGTCTGAGCGACGCTCCCGAGGCGCTGCCGAACACGGATTCGGCGCTCTGGAACATCCGCTTCCCGCGCATCGCGATGGCGCTGCTCATCGGCGCCGCGCTCGCGATGGCCGGCACGGTCATGCAGGCGATCTTCGCGAACCCGCTCGCCGAGCCCGGCGTGGTGGGCGTCTCCTCGGGCGCCGCACTCGGCGCCGCCGCCGCCATCGTGCTCGGCTGGACGGCGTTCGGCGACTGGGTGACGGCCATCGCCGCGTTCCTCGCGGGTCTCGGTGCGACGCTCGTGGTCTACCTCGCGAGTCGCGCAGGGGGCCGCACCGAGGTCGTCACGCTCGTCTTGACCGGCATCGCGATCAACGCGTTCGCCGGCGGTGCGCTCGCGTTCCTCACGTTCATCGGCGACACCGGCTCCCGCGAGGAGATCGTGTTCTGGCAGCTCGGCTCGCTGAACGGCGCCCGCTGGCCCGAGGTCGCCGTCATGCTGCCGCTCGTCATCGCGGCGGGCATCGCCGCCCTGTTGCTCGGCCGCACACTCGACCTCTTCTCCCTCGGCGAGCGCGGGGCACGCCACCTCGGTGTGCGCGTCGAAACCGTGCGCATCGTCTCGATCGTCGTCGTCGCCGTGCTCGTCTGCTCTGCCGTGGCGTTCGCGGGCATCATCGCCTTCGTCGGGCTCATCGTGCCGCACCTCATGCGCATGGTGATCGGGCCCGCCCACCGTCCGCTGCTCGTCGCGAGCGCGCTCGGCGGCGCGCTGCTCCTGATCGCGGCCGACCTCGCGGCCCGCACGATGGTGCCGATGGCCGACCTGCCGATCGGCATGCTGACCTCGATCATCGGCGGTCCGTTCTTCTTCTGGCTGCTGCGTCGCACCCGGCGGCGATCCGGAGGCTGGGGATGA
- a CDS encoding heme/hemin ABC transporter substrate-binding protein produces MTSRVTLRPISARARRSALIAVLTATALLTTGCVATATGTTAEPQCLASATPFAELEIDESPRAIEGPSTACLADAALPVISSDEQPRLPATITDDEGTKVTVTDASRILPIDVSGSLAATVFGLGLGDRVVGRDSSTGFAEASALPVVTQGGHNLTAEAILALDPTVVITDTTLGPLDVLDQLRDSGIPVVITTSERSLDTIDDLIDQVAAALGVPARGELLSAQVDADLARVVADIEAAIPADPAVRPRIAFLYVRGSANVYYLFGAESGADSLIESIGGIDIASEIGWEGMRPVTAEALVAAQPDLVLLMSGGLESAGGVDGLLERVPALASTPAGVHRRFVDMADSEILSFGPRAPQVVEALARAVWAPGQSGYLDD; encoded by the coding sequence ATGACTTCTCGTGTCACGCTGCGCCCGATCTCGGCCCGCGCACGCCGCTCCGCACTCATCGCCGTGCTCACCGCGACGGCGCTGCTCACCACGGGCTGCGTCGCCACCGCGACCGGCACGACCGCCGAGCCGCAATGCCTGGCCAGCGCGACCCCGTTCGCCGAGCTCGAGATCGACGAGTCGCCCCGCGCGATCGAGGGCCCGTCGACGGCGTGCCTCGCCGATGCCGCGCTGCCGGTGATCTCCTCCGACGAGCAACCCCGGCTTCCGGCGACGATCACCGACGACGAGGGCACGAAGGTCACCGTGACGGATGCCTCGCGGATCCTGCCCATCGACGTCTCGGGCTCGCTCGCCGCCACCGTCTTCGGACTCGGCCTCGGCGACCGCGTCGTCGGGCGCGACAGCTCGACCGGCTTCGCCGAGGCCTCCGCTCTGCCCGTCGTGACGCAGGGCGGTCACAACCTGACCGCAGAGGCGATCCTCGCCCTCGACCCGACCGTCGTGATCACCGACACCACGCTCGGGCCCCTCGACGTGCTCGACCAGCTCCGCGACAGCGGCATCCCCGTCGTGATCACGACCTCCGAGCGCAGCCTCGACACGATCGACGACCTCATCGACCAGGTCGCGGCGGCGCTCGGGGTGCCTGCACGTGGCGAGCTGCTGTCAGCGCAGGTCGATGCCGACCTCGCCCGCGTCGTCGCAGACATCGAGGCGGCCATCCCCGCAGACCCCGCCGTTCGGCCGCGCATCGCGTTCCTCTACGTGCGCGGCTCGGCGAACGTCTACTACCTCTTCGGCGCCGAGTCGGGAGCTGATTCGCTCATCGAATCGATCGGCGGCATCGACATCGCGAGCGAGATCGGCTGGGAGGGCATGCGCCCCGTCACCGCCGAGGCACTCGTGGCGGCGCAGCCCGATCTGGTGCTCCTGATGAGCGGCGGCCTCGAGTCGGCCGGCGGGGTCGACGGGCTGCTCGAGCGCGTGCCGGCGCTCGCCTCGACGCCTGCGGGCGTGCACCGCAGGTTCGTCGACATGGCCGACAGCGAGATCCTGAGCTTCGGCCCGCGAGCCCCGCAGGTCGTCGAGGCACTCGCCCGGGCGGTGTGGGCGCCCGGGCAGTCGGGCTACCTCGATGACTGA